The genomic window GAGACCCGATTGAAAACGCAATCCAGACCGACGCTGCCATAAATCCGGGCAATTCCGGTGGCCCACTGCTCAATTCGCGCGGTGAGGTCATCGGCATCACTTCGCTGATTGCTACCAATCCCAATGAACCGGTCGAGCAGAACGCAGGCATTGGCTTCGCGATTCCCATCGATACCGCAAAGGCCGTTCTGAGCGATTTCCAAAAGTACGGCCGTGTGCGTCGGCCCTGGCTGGGCATCTCGTCTCTTGAGATAGGCCCGGACCTGGCCGAGCAAATGGGCCTGCCCGCCGAATATGGCCTTCTGATTGATCGGGTCATTCCCGGAGGGCCTGCGGAGCGTGCAGGGCTGCGTGGTGGCAATGAGCCCGCTTTGCTGGACAACCAGCAGATCCACATTGGCGGTGATTTGATTGTGGCCATTGATGGGAGGCAGGTGACCAGCCAACAGGACCTGGCCGACATCATGGTCAACCATCAGGTAGGAGACACCGTAAATGTGACCTTCTATCGTGGGCGGAGGAAACTCTCTACGCGCGTCACTCTGGGAGAAGCCCCCAGCGACCGGTCTTTATGAAAGCCGTCTCTCTTTCCAGCTTTTCCGCCATCCGTGTTCTCGATGGCGGAATGGCCACGGAGCTGGAGCGTAGAGGATGCAATATCAGCGGCCCTTTGTGGTCAGCGCACGTTCTTGAAGACAGTCCGGAGACCATCGAGGCCGTCCATCTCAGTTATCTTGAGGCCGGGGCCGACTGCATCCTGACTGCCAGCTATCAGGTCTCTGCCCTGGGATACGGAGACATGCAAAAAGCGGCCGTGGCGCTACGGCGGTCTGTGGAGCTGGCCCTTCGTGCCCGGGAACAGTATTGCCGGCAATCGCTTCGTCCCGTCTGGATAGGGGCCTCGCTCGGCCCTTATGGCGCGTCCCTGCACAATGGCGCAGAGTATCACGGAAACTATGAGATCAGCCACGCCCAGCTGGTCCAGTTTCATGCAGAACGGCTGGCGGTCCTTCAAGACACAGAGGCGGACTTTGTGGCCTTTGAAACTGTTCCCTCCCTTGAAGAGGCC from Pseudacidobacterium ailaaui includes these protein-coding regions:
- the mmuM gene encoding homocysteine S-methyltransferase; the encoded protein is MKAVSLSSFSAIRVLDGGMATELERRGCNISGPLWSAHVLEDSPETIEAVHLSYLEAGADCILTASYQVSALGYGDMQKAAVALRRSVELALRAREQYCRQSLRPVWIGASLGPYGASLHNGAEYHGNYEISHAQLVQFHAERLAVLQDTEADFVAFETVPSLEEASAIIEALRQFPEVRGWVSFTCKDEVHVAHGERLADCAAFLDTVPQVLAVGVNCTHPKYVRSLVHELKRSTQKAIVAYPNSGEVWDAERRCWTGKSNAAEFGRLASEWAEAGAQTIGGCCRTGPEHIRCVAEALKAE